The following nucleotide sequence is from Mycobacterium sp. Z3061.
GATCAAGGTCACACCAAGGTCCAGGGCGCGGTGAACGGTGCGGATCGACTCGGCCTCGTCGCTACCGGCTCCGGCGTACGCCACGGACATCCCCATGGCGCCCAGCCCGAGCCGTCCGACCGTCAGATCTGCAAGGCGCGCGGGTCTCATGCGCTCATTGTGCCGGGTAACCTCGCGCTGATGGACCATCGGGATACCACTCGACCCGCCCGCAACGTCGCGGTCGACTTCCTGCGGGCATCCGGGGTCATCCTGATCGTGCTGGGGCACTGGCTGGCGTCATCGGTGACCTACCACGACGGACGGTTCGGCCGCCAGAACCCGCTCGTCGATCAGCCCTGGACGCAATGGTTGACGTGGGGTTTCCAGGCCGTGCCGACCTTCTTCATGGTGGCCGGCTACGCCACAGCGGTGTCCTGGGCGCACCGGCGCGACGATGAGGGCTTCTCGCGCCAGAACTGGCTGCGGCACCGGTTGGCGCGAGTTCTGGGTCCGACGGCGGTCTACGTCGCAGTGATCCTGACCGTGGTGGCCGTGCTTCGGATGACCGGCCAGGCCGGCTCGGTGGTGCAGTACGCGGGCTGGGCCGTGGCGATGCAGTTGTGGTTCCTGGCGGTCTACGTGGTGGTGGTTTCTTCGACACCCATTGCGCTTGCCGCCCAACGGCGTTGGGGCCTGTGGGCAGCGGTGGCGCTGGCCGCCGCGGCCGTCTTGGTCGACGCCGCCACGATGACGTACCACGTTCCCCACCTCGGACTGCTGAACTACCTGTTCTGCTGGGGCGCGTTTTATCAACTCGGAATCGCCTGGCAGGCCGGTCAGTTGGCGGGCCTGCGGCCGGTATTGCTGGCCGCCGGTTCGGGCACGGTGCTGGCGCTCCTGGTGTGGCGGGGGCATTACCCAGTCAGCATGATCGGCGTGCCCGGCCAGCAGGTGCAGAACACGACGCCACCGACCGTGGCGTTGCTCGCGTTCGGTTGCACGCAGATAGGCATTGGCACTGCGCTGGTTCCTGCCCTCAACCGGGCACTGCGCCCCTCGCGAGCGCGGCGGGTGGTGTCTGTCGTCAACAACAACGTGATGGCGCTGTACCTGTGGCACATGGTGCCTGTCGTGCTGGTGGCCGTCGTCGGTTATCCGGCCGGACTGTTTCCGCAGCCGGCCGAGGGAACGGCGGACTGGTGGCTGTTCCGTCTCGAGTGGATCGGCATCCTGATCGTCGTCACCGGTGCCGAAATCACGGTGTTGTTCTGGGGGCGAAGATTTTTCGCCGCAGCCCTGCCCGCGCTGAACGTGCCTATCCCGGAACGCTGGGCCGAACCCGTGCTGCTGGTCGGAGCGACGATGACCACCTATGCCCTGGCGTGCTTCGCGGCGGACGGTTTCGCTCCCGACGGGCGCTTTCCCTGGCTGCGCGCGCTGGTGTTTGCCTTCGGAGCGGCCCTGGTCGCCGTTAGGGCCAGAAGACCACTACATCAGTGACCAATGGCCCATCCGCGGACGTCATCGGATACCTACCCTCCGAGGCGAAGCGGAAGGAGCGGTGGCATGGCGGACCGCAGTACGCATCTCGGGATCGTCGTGGGTGTCGACGGCTCGCGCGGCTCCACCGTCGCCGTTCAGTGGGCCGCCCACGATGCGGCGCTGCGGGAGGTGCCGCTCACCCTGGTTCACGCCGCCCGGACCCGCAGCCAACGCCAGCGCGGGCAGGAGGTGCTCGACCAGGCTCTTCAAACCGTCGGCACCGGGATTCGGATTCGATGCGAAATGCCCTGCGCTACACCTGTATTTGCGTTGGCCGACCTGTCGGAGCACGCCGATCTGGTAGTGGTCGGCTGCCCTGGCAGCGGCGCAACGCCCGAATATCAGTTGTGTTCGGTCAGCTCGACGCTGGTCCATCATGCGCATTGCCCGGTCGTCGTCATCCACGATGACGTCCAACTCAGCCCGGAAAGTCTCGCCGCGCCGGTGCTGGTGGGCGTCGACGGATCGCCAGAGGCCGAGTTGGCGATGGAGATCGCGGTCTTCGAAGCGTCCTCGCGCGGAGTGGGACTGATAGCCGTGCGTGCCTGCCAAGACCCTGATGGGCTGGACGAGACTCTGGCCGCGATTGCCGGATGGACCGACCGGCATCCGGATATCACGGTGCAGCAGGTGCCCGCGCTGGCCGATCCGGCGCCGGAGATGGTGGAGCACGCCACGAAAGCTCAGCTTGTGGTGGTGAGCAGCCAGATCACCTCCGGATTCGCGGTGACCGGCGTGCCGATTATCGTCGTCAGGACGTCGCCGGCCAGAGCGCGCACCTGATCGACAATTCTCGCTGAAATCGGCCTGGAATCGGCAGCGTGGTTGCCAATCCAGTGGCGATCTCCCACATCGTTAACGCAACATTTGAATTTATTTACTAATGCTTCCCGGACCTGTCCTCAGCACCCGATAAACGACGCGGTTCGGCAATCGGGAAAGTCGTTGGGCGGTGGGTCGTTCCCTTCGTAAACATAGCTGGGAGTACCGTATTTCATCTGCACGTTGCCCTGCCCGCGACCAACGGCGTACCAGGTGTGGCAGACATTCATATCCCACTCGACCATGTTCCATGGCCCCGTCGGCCACTCCATCGACTGCCCTGGGCACCAACGATGTGGGCCATATGTCGAGGAGGGGTCGGCCTGAGCCGTACCTGCGCCCATTGCGAGACCACCTACCGCGACCCCGAACGACAGCAGCGCTCCGGCGACAGCTCTTTTCCCTGTGTGACAATGCGTCATTGACACTCCTTTCGTTGCTGTCGACCACTTTGCCTCCGGTATCTTGCGAAATTCTTGCGTTGACCGAATACCGGTGTCAATGGGTAATCTTTGTAGGGTTCCTGAGCATGCTGCTTTAAGTCATAATTGGCGTTTTCCAGAAATTGCCGAATGGCCGCTCGCGGTCTCGCGGGCCAATCCGGGAATCGTGGCTAATCTGCGGCAAAATCCGGCAGCGCCCGCTGACAGACGGCGTGCGCCTCCTCGGCGGAAAGCCCGCACAGTCGAAGTGTTGGCGCCAAGCCCCGTGCCGGTCGTGGTGGCGAGGCATCGTCGGCCACAGCCCGGCGAAGCTCAATCTCGCAGAAATTCCAGCACGTCAGCGTTGATCGTGTCGGCGTGCGTCGTGATCATTCCGTGCGGAAAATCCGTGTAGGTCTTCAGAATTCCGTTGCGCAACAGGTCGGCCGACAATGGGCCGGCAGCCTGATAAGGCACGATCTGGTCGTCTTTGCTGTGCATCACCAAGACCGGCACGGCGATCTTCTTGAGGTCCTCGGTGAAATCCGTCTGGGAGAAGGCGACGATCCCGTCGTAGTGCGCCTTGGCGCCACCCATCATCCCCTGGCGCCACCAGTTGGCGATGCTCGCTTCAGATGACGGGACGCCCGGCCGGTTGAAACCGTAGAAAGGGCCCGAGGGCAACGCCCGGTAGAACTCGGATCGATTGGCCGCCAACTGTGCCTGCAGGTCGTCGAACACCTCCTTGGGCAAGCCGAGCGGATTGGCGTCGGTCCGGACCATCAGCGGCGGGACCGCGCTTATCAGAACCGCTTTGGCCGCGCGACTTTCGCCGTGCCGGGCCAGATAGCGCACCACCTCGCCACCCCCGGTCGAGTGTCCGAGATGCACGGCGTCCCGCAGGTCGAGGTGATTGACCACCGCGGCGAGGTCGTCGGCGTAGTGGTCCATGTCGTGCCCGTCGGCCACTTGGGCTGACCGACCGTGCCCACGTCGATCGTGGGCGATCACCCGGTAGCCGTGCCCGAGGAAGAACAGCAGCTGGGCATCCCAGTCGTCGGACGACAGCGGCCAGCCGTGGCTGAACACCAGCGGCTGACCCGACCCCCAGTCCTTGAAGAAGATCTCGACGCCATCGCGAGTGGTGATGATCGGCACGCCCGGACTATGCCACGGGTCAGCGACCGGCGCGAGGGTTAATCAGCGGCGAAGTCCGGCAGCGGCCGTTGACAGACGGCGTGCGCTTCCTCGGCGGTCATTCCGAACAGTCTCAGCACGTTTTCGGTGGCCGTGTCGGCCGCCAGCGCCCCATCCCGCTCCGGGTCGTTGCGCAACAACGCCCCGAGGCCCAGCAGCGCACCACCGGCGATGGCCAGCGAGAATTCCGGATCGTCGGTCTTAAACCGGCCGGCGGCCGCAGCGGCCTTGATGTCCCGCAGCGCCCGGGGCGCCAGACCACGATCCGACCACAGCAGCGTCGGTCCGTTCGCCAGCAGGATCTCGCTCTCCTGCGGACGCTGACGGAAAAGCCGGCCGGTGAGCCGGAAGCTGGTCGCGAACGTCTCAGCCGGATCCTCGATGGACTCGGTCAGCCGGTCCAGCAGCGCTCCGTGGGCGTCCAGCACGTCGGCCACCGCGGCTTCGAACAGCTGCTCCTTGCTGTCAAAGTGGTTGTAGAACGACCCCATTCCGACGTCGGCGGCCTGAGTGATCTCCAGAACGGGCACGTTGACTTTGCCCTCGGCGATCAGTCGTTGCGCGGCTTTGACCAGTGCCGAGCGGGTGCGTTGTTTGCGTCGGTCCAAGCGGCTGGAGCCGTCATCTGACATCCCCACCTGAGCAGTATGCCTCAGATTTGATGATTTCGTCAGAACTCCTTGACTGCGAGTCCCGGTGTATGTGACGATTTCGTCAGTTATTCACGAGAGGTGGTGATGGATGTGCTTGGCTCCCCGACGGAAGCGCACCGCGACCTGCACAGCGAGCAGGGCGCCCGACCCGACGAGCATTGCGGCCGATCCCGCAATCCGGTGATCAAGGTCGCCGACCTCGCCTGGCTGGAGTTCGAGAAGCCCGACCTCACCCGTTGTGAGGCCTTCGCGCGTGCTTTTGGATTCCAGACCGCACACCACGGACCCGACGAGATCACGTTGCGCGGCACCGACGCAGGCGCACCGTGCGTGATCGTGCGACGTGGCCCGCGGTCACGATTCACCGCCGTGGCATTTCGCGCCTGCGACGAGGTGGATGTGTTGCGACTGGCCGACAAGTCCGGCGCCGCCGCTCATCCGTTGCCGGAAGCCATCGGTGGCATGGCGGTCGATCTGTCGGACCCCACCGGCACGCGAGTGCGGGTCGTAGCCGGGATGCACGAGCTACCCGAGCTGCCCGGCCAACAGCCTCCGGTCTTCAATTTCGGGCACGAATTGTTGCGCACCAACGCAACTCAGCGTCCGCCCCGGGTGCCGGCACGGATACAACGGTTGGGACACCTGGTGCTGCAGTCGACGAAGTATCTGCAGTCGCTGAACTGGTACCTGGACAACCTGGGGATGATCGTCAGCGACTTCCAGTACTTCCCTGGGCAGCGCGACCGGGGGCCGACCATGAGCTTCATCCGGTGCGATCGCGGGTCGACGCCGGCGGATCACCACACGCTGGCGTTGGCGCTCGGCCCGGTCAACCGCTACCTGCATTCGGCTTATCAGGTCAGCGATCTCGACGCGCTGGCCGCCGGCGGCGAGTTCCTCAAAGAGCGGGGCTATCTGCGCTCATGGGGAATCGGCCGGCACATCCAGGGCAGCCAGATCTTCGATTACTGGCGCGACCCGGACGGTTTCCTGGTCGAACATTTCACCGACGGGGACATGTTCGACAACACCCTGGAACCGGGCTGGGCGCCGTTGACCGCCTCGGGATTGGCCCAGTGGGGACCTCCCGCCACCCGCGACTTTCTGGGCACTGATCCGAAATCGGCTCGCCACGAGGTGACTTCGATGATCGGCGCGCTGCGTCAAAGTAACGAGTTCGACTTCAACCGCCTGATCGGCCTACTGAAAGTGTCTGTCTCATGACCATCTCGGTACTGCACACCACGGACGGCTGGTGGGTCGAGACTGCGGCCGGCGCCGCCAAGATCGCCACCGACGCCACCACCACCGCGCAACTGCTTTCCGAACGGGCCGCGATCGAGGCGGCCGCGGCTACCACCGACCGCGTCCCCGTGGACACCTTGGATGTGCTCTCACCGGTGACGAGGCCATGCCGGGTGGTCGCGCAGATGACGAACTTCGAGTCCCATGTCAGGGATGCGGGCATGGACCCCACGTCGATTCCGCTGACTTTCTTCCGCAAGGCGTCTGCTTCGATCTGTGGTCCGTTCGCCGACATCGTCAAGCCCGCGCACGTGCAGTTGCTCGACTACGAGGTGGAGATCGGCTTGGTGATCGGGCGCCCGATCACGATCGGCACCAGCATTTCCGACGCCAACCTCGCCGACTTTGTCGCCGGTCTGGTCGTCACGAACGATGTGTCGGCGCGCGACATCCAGCTGCCGCAGACGCAGTTCTACGAAGCCAAGTCCTATCCGACGTTCACACCGGTCGGCCCGCGGTTGGTGCTGCTGGACGCCGAAGAGCTGAAGCGCTTCGGGGATCTGCGACTGCGGCTGCGGGTCAACGGTGCGGAGCGCCAGAACGCGCTCGTCGAGGGCGACATGCTGTACCGCCCACTTCAGGCACTGCAGTCGCTGACTCAGTTTCAGGAACTGGCAACGGGCGACCTGATCCTCACCGGAACACCCATGGGCACCGCCCTGAGCGCACCGCCGAAGCCGGTGGAGATCATCGGAAACCTGTTGCCGCCGGCCGTCAAATGGAAGGCCTTCTTCAAGCGTCAATCCGGCAACCCGAAGTATCTGCGGGAAGGAGACGTCGTCGAAGCGTCGGTCGCCACCGATGACGGGTCCATCGATCTGGGGACGCAGCGCAATTCCATTCGATACGCATGAACGCCAACGCGATTCGGCACGTCCCCGTGGTGATCGTCGGGGCCGGGCCGACGGGCATCACCGCCGCCACGCTGTTGGCACAGTACGGAGTCCACAGCCTGATTCTCGAACGCTGGCCCGGGGTGTACCCACAGCCGCGGGCGGTGCACCTCGACGACGAGATCTTCCGCGTTCTCGCACGCCTGGGCATTGCTGAGGAGTTCGCGGCCATCTCGCGGCCGACGCTCGGACTTCGACTGCTGGACAACAAGTTCAACGTCTTCGCGGAATTTCATCGCAATCCCGATCACAGCGCGCACGGTTACCCCCAGGCGAACATGTTCGACCAACCAGAGCTGGAGGGGCTGCTACGGGCCAACCTCAAGCGCTACCCGAACGCTGAGTTACGCGGAAATGCCGACGTCACGGCGATCTCGGCCCGCGGCAACGGTGCGCGTATCACCTACACCGACCGGACCGACGGAACCACTCAACAGGTCGATGCCGACTACCTGTTGGGCTGCGATGGCGCGAACAGCGTGGTGCGAAGCCACATCGGCTCTGCCATGCGCGATTTGAAGTTCGAACAGCGGTGGCTGGTCGTCGATGTCGCTACCGAGGCAGACCTCAGGCAGTGGGAAGGCGTCTATCAGATATGCGACCCGGCACGGGCCGGCACCTATATGCGTATCGGAGAATCCCGCTACCGCTGGGAGTTTCGGTTGCTGGACGGGGAAAGCGCCCGCGACTTCGACACCCTGGGTGCGCTCCGTCCGCTCATCTCGCCCTGGACCCGTCACGTCGACGACAGCGAACTCGATCTGTTGCGCGTCGCCGAGTACACCTTCCGGGCCCAGATCGCCGATCGATGGCGCCGTGGCAACATCTTCATTCTCGGTGACGCCGCACACCTCACTCCCCCCTTCATCGGCCAGGGCATGGGCGCCGGTCTGCGCGACGCGATGAACCTCAGCTGGAAGATCGCCGCGGTGTGCCACGGCACGCTGCCGCCGGACGTCCTGGACAGCTATCAACAGGAGCGTAAACCGCACTGCCGCGCCTTGATTCGTTTGGCGCTCACCGTCGGCTGGTCGATGACCGGCGGGGGCCGGCTCGGCGACCTCACCCGGCGCACCGTCCTGCCCCGGGCCGGACTCATTCCCGGGCTGCGCAACAAGATCGTGGATTCCGCCACGCCCGCGCTGCGCCGCTCCGCTCTGATACACAAATCCCGCGGGCCCCGGCAGCTCGCCGGAAAGCTCTGCCCGAATCCGTTGCTGCCCAACGGTAAACGCTTGGACGACGCGGCCGGCGCCGGGTTCTCGGTGGTCACCCGGGCTCCGTTGCCGCCGGTTACCGGAAAGATGTTGCGCGAGCGAAACGTGCCCGTCATCGAAGCCGACCCGGGCAGCGAACTGGCGGCGTGGCTGCGCGACGGGCACGCCTCGGCCGCGCTCATACGTCCGGATCGGACGGTTATGCGTGCCGGTCGCGACCCGGCACTGGTGGCCGCGTCGGCGGTAACACTGCCAACACCGCAAAGGCGTCAGTAGCCGGCACGCCTTTGGGATATCCGGCGCGCGCGAAATTCACAATCCTCGCAATGGTGTGGCCGGTGATCATCCGTCTCTCCTCGCGCGCTGGTAGCACCAGGGTATGCCCGTTATAACTGGGCTCAAACACGAGCGAAATCCCTGGACGCTAAACGAAGTTCGCGCTGTGGCGTGAGCCAGCCCACAGGTTTGAGGAGTCGGTGGTTCGGAAACTCTGACGCTGCGGGGGGCTCTCTGGAACGACGCGGAAGTTGGTCCTGACCCCTGTTGGCCGAGCGCAGTAGAGCGCAGCGCTAGGTCGCAATGCAAGCGAGCAAGTTATGCAGGAGGAATTCATGTCGGACAAGAGTGGCCCGCAAGAGGGCGTCGAGGGCGTCGTCGAGGGCGTTAAGGGCAAGGCGAAGGAAGTCATCGGTGCAGTCACGGGCCGTGACGACGTGAAGCGCGAGGGTCAGGCCCAGCAGGACAAGGCCGACGCTCAGCGTGATGCAGCCAAGAAGGAAGCCGAAGCGGAAGCCGCCCGTGGCGGTGCCGAGGCAGCCGAGCAGCGCCAGAAGGCCAACCAGTAGCTTGATGCGAGAATGGGCCCAGACCGGTAACGGACTGGGCCCATTCGCTTGCCCTTGACACGATTGACCACTGCGCCGCGACTACTCCCTCGCCAGCGTCGCGATCCGCGTCTGCTCGATATTGGCAAGCAGCTTCTCGGTGTTCTCGAAAACCTGCGCCGCTCCGGCATCGTGCAACTCCGAGGCCGACACTCCGCCGCTGAGCACCCCGATACAGGACAGCTTCGCACGTGAGCAGGCCTCGGCATCCCAAATGGCATCACCGACGAACACGGCGCGCTCCGCGGTGACGCCGGCACGTTCCAGCGCAATTTCGATGATGTCGGGCTTGGGCTTCGCGGTGTCCACATCGGCTGACGACGTGACTGCGGCAACAAGATCGTCACAGTCCAGGACCTTGCGCAGCAACTCCAGTTCATCGTCGGGCGCCGACGTTGCCAATACGACCTTCAGGCCCATATCGGCGACCCGGCGCAGCAGCTCGCGGGCACCAGGCAAGGGATGCAGCAGTGAGGCGACTTCCCGGTAGTAGCGGGAATGCAAGTCCTTCAACCGTTTCTGGGTGTCCTCTGGCGCGTCGTCGGACAAGGACCTAACAAGCGTCGAACCGTCCATGCCGATGGACCGGTGAATCCGCCACGTCTCTACGTCGATGCCGACTTCGCCGAACGCGCGCTGCCAGGCGTCGATGTGCAGATAATTCGAGTCAACCAGCGTGCCGTCGATGTCGAACAACACCGCGGCCTGAAGTCCGTTGGCGCTCAACGTCAGAACAGGATCGCGATAGTAGCGAAGTCGGCCGCCAGCAGGGCCAGCGCGACCACGGGAACGATCCAGCCTCGACGCCGCAGCGCGGTGAAGAAGGAGGCGATTATCGTCAACCCGGCGATCACGGGAGCGCCGTAGAAGAGCACCCCGTACAGCACGCCGTCCGGCCCCAGGTCGGGGCACTGTGCGGTGCTACACGCGGCCATGCTCATCGCAGCGCCGACCGCGAAGATCATGACCAACGCGGCGGCCGGCACGGTCAGCGCCGCCAGTATCCAATTCACCACGCCCCGCCGACCCCGGCCGTGCGCGGGTTCAGCCATCGGCGCAGGTGTTGCCCTGCCCGCCTGGGTGGTTTCTTCGCTGCGCACACTCATCAGTTGCGACTACCCAGGCTGGTTTTCCCGAAACATGGCCGCCGGACCGGTGCTTGCCAGGCGCAGGTCCTCGACGAACGAGTCGTAGTTCTCCTTGCGCCGGTCGCTGCGATCACGCAGCAGCGCCGACGGGTGAATCGTCGCCATCAGCATCGGTTCGGGCTCCAAGTGCAGCGGCGCGGGCAATCGCAACCATTCTCCGCGGTGCGCGGTTACACGAAATGCGCTGCCCAGCAACGATTGTGCTGCGGTGGCACCCAGGCACAGGACGACCTGCGGCCGTACCGACTCGATCTCGGCGATCAACCATGGCCGGCATGCGACAACCTCGATGCGGCCCGGCTTCTCGTGTAACGCCGGGTCGATCTCGGCATCGCGCAGGGCTTGAGTCAGCAACCGTCCCGCAGGTCCTACGAATGGCACTCCCTGCTGGTCTTCGTAATCGCCTGGTTGTTCACCGACCAGCATCAGAGGCGCTTCGGGTTTGCCCTGGCCGAAGACGGTCTGGGTAGCGTCTTCGAACAATGTGCAGCCTCGGCATTCGCCTGCCGCCCGCTGTAGCGAACTCAGCCGTCGGTCAGCCGGCACATACTGCTGTGCGCCGGGTTGCTCAGCGCCTTTGCGCACGGCGATTGTATTTCTTGATGGCTTCCACCAGTTCCGATTTCGTCATCGTCGACCGGCCGCGCACATCAAGCCGGCGCGCGATCTCCATCAGGTGTTGCTTGCTGGCGTTGGCGTCGACACCCTCCTGCGTCGGCACAGGGTTGTTCAGGCCGCCGCGTTCGGCGTGCGCGTCGGAGGGACCCTTGTCGTCCTTGGCTTCCCAGTGGTCGCCGACCTTTTCGTAGCTGTGCTTCACAGCGGCGTAGGCGACGCGGTGAGCACGCTCCTCGCTGCCGTACTGCTCGGCGGCCGCGTCGTGGGCCTTGGCGAAAGTACGTTGCGCCTTTGCGCTGGAACGCCTCAGCGTGCCAGGCAACTCGTCCTTCTTCGCGGCACCGCTCTTGGTCGTCTTCGGCATGACACCACCTCCGGACTTTAGGAACCTCGGGGATTCTGGGCCCACTGTTGGGCTATCGCGTAACCGAGCTGGAGGAAATCGGCGCCGGTCAGTGCGGTGAACGTGCCGGCTACCAGGCGGGTGAACCGGGGCGCGAAGACCAATCCGATCACAAACACCGTCGCCACCCACATATCGAGGCAGAAGGGGCATGTGAGCAATTCGCCCATGCTGTGCCGGAACTGGCTCTCGTTGCGCGTCTCCTCGTGCACCTCGGCGGGTCCGCCGGTACTGGCATACCGGGTGAAGGGCGCCCGTAGCGGGCTGGTGACGGCGTCCTTGGTCAGAGTGCGGGACAACTTATGGGTGCCCAGCGTCACGGTGAGCAGATCCTGCACGTTCCACCGCACGGGTAACCGGCGCCCGGTGACCACCGCCACCAGCGTCGTGGCGCCTACCAGCGAGCAGTAGATCACCAGCACGGCGAAGTATCCACCCAGCGGGCGCGGATTGTCGCCGCGATATTCCGCGGCTTCCTGCCGAGCGCGGTCCGCCACTCCCGCGCCGTTCTTTTCCTTGGTCAATTCGGTCATGAAACTCCTTGCGGCTGAATGATTCAGGCTTCGTATGGCGGATAGCCCGTTGCCCTGAGCGTGCGGGCCAGATGAGCAGCATTCCGCGCGGCAGCGGCAGTGGCAGAGGCGATTTGTTCAGGCACCTCGCCGAGGTCGCTGTAGTCGGTTGATTCCATCGCGGCACCCACCCAGTAGGTGCAACCTTGCGCAGGGATGCTGAAGCCAATGTCGTTGAGTCCCTGGAAAAGATCCGCGACCACTTTGTGCGCGCCGTCTTCGTTGCCGACCACGCTGACAATGGCGACTTTGCCGACCATGGCGGGCGTCCCGTCGTCGTCGGTGTTGGACAACTCGGCATCCAGGCGTTCCAGCACGCGTTGGGTCACGCTGGACGCGTGCCCTAGCCAGATCGGGGTGCTGATCAGCAGGATGTCCGCGTCGAGCACCTTGCGCCGAATGTCGGGCCACTGGTCACCGGCACCCATGTCGTCCTCGACGCCCGGAGCGATGTCGTAGTCGACGGCCCTGATCAGTTCGCACTCGACGTCGGCCTTCTTCAGTTCGCCGACAACGTGTTCGGCGATCAGAGCGCTGCTCGAAGGCGATGAACTGGGTTTGAGGCTGCACACCAGGCCGACGGCGCGCAGGGACTGATCACTCATGGGAAATCCATACCCGGCATAGGGACCGGTAAACCGGGTATGCGAACCGAGATGGCGCCGTCGGCGGAGGCCGCAGGCCGGCTCGCTGCTGAGCGGATCATGCCGTAACCGCGGCCGATCCGACGGCACGGTAGTTCCGCGTGGTGGACTAAGCCTTCCGGGGTTTTCGCGCCGGAGTCTTCGAGTTCTCCTGCACGGCGGAGTGTTTGACGGAGCCCCGCAAAGTTCGGTTGGCAGACCGAAGATCGCTGTTGGCCGCGGAGAGCTCGGCGTTGTCGTCCTCGAGGCTGAGGATCCGGGCGATGCCGGCGAGGTTGACGCCGGCGTCGACCAGCGCGCTGATGCGGCGCAGGCGGGCCAGGTCATCGGCGCTGTAGCGCCGCGTCCCCCCGTTACTGCGAGCCGGCGTGAGCAGTCCGTACCGCTCGTAGAGGCGAAGTGACTGCACGGCGACGCCAGAGAGTTCCGCCGCTACCGAGATCCCGTACACGCCGTGATCAGACGCCGGCGGGTCTACGTCGCCTGAACGGTCGGTCATCGGGCAT
It contains:
- a CDS encoding acyltransferase, with the translated sequence MDHRDTTRPARNVAVDFLRASGVILIVLGHWLASSVTYHDGRFGRQNPLVDQPWTQWLTWGFQAVPTFFMVAGYATAVSWAHRRDDEGFSRQNWLRHRLARVLGPTAVYVAVILTVVAVLRMTGQAGSVVQYAGWAVAMQLWFLAVYVVVVSSTPIALAAQRRWGLWAAVALAAAAVLVDAATMTYHVPHLGLLNYLFCWGAFYQLGIAWQAGQLAGLRPVLLAAGSGTVLALLVWRGHYPVSMIGVPGQQVQNTTPPTVALLAFGCTQIGIGTALVPALNRALRPSRARRVVSVVNNNVMALYLWHMVPVVLVAVVGYPAGLFPQPAEGTADWWLFRLEWIGILIVVTGAEITVLFWGRRFFAAALPALNVPIPERWAEPVLLVGATMTTYALACFAADGFAPDGRFPWLRALVFAFGAALVAVRARRPLHQ
- a CDS encoding universal stress protein, which translates into the protein MADRSTHLGIVVGVDGSRGSTVAVQWAAHDAALREVPLTLVHAARTRSQRQRGQEVLDQALQTVGTGIRIRCEMPCATPVFALADLSEHADLVVVGCPGSGATPEYQLCSVSSTLVHHAHCPVVVIHDDVQLSPESLAAPVLVGVDGSPEAELAMEIAVFEASSRGVGLIAVRACQDPDGLDETLAAIAGWTDRHPDITVQQVPALADPAPEMVEHATKAQLVVVSSQITSGFAVTGVPIIVVRTSPARART
- a CDS encoding alpha/beta hydrolase, encoding MPIITTRDGVEIFFKDWGSGQPLVFSHGWPLSSDDWDAQLLFFLGHGYRVIAHDRRGHGRSAQVADGHDMDHYADDLAAVVNHLDLRDAVHLGHSTGGGEVVRYLARHGESRAAKAVLISAVPPLMVRTDANPLGLPKEVFDDLQAQLAANRSEFYRALPSGPFYGFNRPGVPSSEASIANWWRQGMMGGAKAHYDGIVAFSQTDFTEDLKKIAVPVLVMHSKDDQIVPYQAAGPLSADLLRNGILKTYTDFPHGMITTHADTINADVLEFLRD
- a CDS encoding TetR/AcrR family transcriptional regulator, which gives rise to MSDDGSSRLDRRKQRTRSALVKAAQRLIAEGKVNVPVLEITQAADVGMGSFYNHFDSKEQLFEAAVADVLDAHGALLDRLTESIEDPAETFATSFRLTGRLFRQRPQESEILLANGPTLLWSDRGLAPRALRDIKAAAAAGRFKTDDPEFSLAIAGGALLGLGALLRNDPERDGALAADTATENVLRLFGMTAEEAHAVCQRPLPDFAAD
- a CDS encoding VOC family protein; this translates as MDVLGSPTEAHRDLHSEQGARPDEHCGRSRNPVIKVADLAWLEFEKPDLTRCEAFARAFGFQTAHHGPDEITLRGTDAGAPCVIVRRGPRSRFTAVAFRACDEVDVLRLADKSGAAAHPLPEAIGGMAVDLSDPTGTRVRVVAGMHELPELPGQQPPVFNFGHELLRTNATQRPPRVPARIQRLGHLVLQSTKYLQSLNWYLDNLGMIVSDFQYFPGQRDRGPTMSFIRCDRGSTPADHHTLALALGPVNRYLHSAYQVSDLDALAAGGEFLKERGYLRSWGIGRHIQGSQIFDYWRDPDGFLVEHFTDGDMFDNTLEPGWAPLTASGLAQWGPPATRDFLGTDPKSARHEVTSMIGALRQSNEFDFNRLIGLLKVSVS
- a CDS encoding fumarylacetoacetate hydrolase family protein yields the protein MTISVLHTTDGWWVETAAGAAKIATDATTTAQLLSERAAIEAAAATTDRVPVDTLDVLSPVTRPCRVVAQMTNFESHVRDAGMDPTSIPLTFFRKASASICGPFADIVKPAHVQLLDYEVEIGLVIGRPITIGTSISDANLADFVAGLVVTNDVSARDIQLPQTQFYEAKSYPTFTPVGPRLVLLDAEELKRFGDLRLRLRVNGAERQNALVEGDMLYRPLQALQSLTQFQELATGDLILTGTPMGTALSAPPKPVEIIGNLLPPAVKWKAFFKRQSGNPKYLREGDVVEASVATDDGSIDLGTQRNSIRYA
- a CDS encoding bifunctional 3-(3-hydroxy-phenyl)propionate/3-hydroxycinnamic acid hydroxylase gives rise to the protein MNANAIRHVPVVIVGAGPTGITAATLLAQYGVHSLILERWPGVYPQPRAVHLDDEIFRVLARLGIAEEFAAISRPTLGLRLLDNKFNVFAEFHRNPDHSAHGYPQANMFDQPELEGLLRANLKRYPNAELRGNADVTAISARGNGARITYTDRTDGTTQQVDADYLLGCDGANSVVRSHIGSAMRDLKFEQRWLVVDVATEADLRQWEGVYQICDPARAGTYMRIGESRYRWEFRLLDGESARDFDTLGALRPLISPWTRHVDDSELDLLRVAEYTFRAQIADRWRRGNIFILGDAAHLTPPFIGQGMGAGLRDAMNLSWKIAAVCHGTLPPDVLDSYQQERKPHCRALIRLALTVGWSMTGGGRLGDLTRRTVLPRAGLIPGLRNKIVDSATPALRRSALIHKSRGPRQLAGKLCPNPLLPNGKRLDDAAGAGFSVVTRAPLPPVTGKMLRERNVPVIEADPGSELAAWLRDGHASAALIRPDRTVMRAGRDPALVAASAVTLPTPQRRQ
- a CDS encoding general stress protein CsbD, giving the protein MSDKSGPQEGVEGVVEGVKGKAKEVIGAVTGRDDVKREGQAQQDKADAQRDAAKKEAEAEAARGGAEAAEQRQKANQ
- a CDS encoding HAD family hydrolase, whose amino-acid sequence is MSANGLQAAVLFDIDGTLVDSNYLHIDAWQRAFGEVGIDVETWRIHRSIGMDGSTLVRSLSDDAPEDTQKRLKDLHSRYYREVASLLHPLPGARELLRRVADMGLKVVLATSAPDDELELLRKVLDCDDLVAAVTSSADVDTAKPKPDIIEIALERAGVTAERAVFVGDAIWDAEACSRAKLSCIGVLSGGVSASELHDAGAAQVFENTEKLLANIEQTRIATLARE